The genomic region CAGGGCCTCTTCCTTGCGAAGGAAGCGATCTACCACTGATCTACGAGCCCGCACTCCCTGCTACCGGGCGGAGTTATTTGTGCCTTCCGTTTCGCACGTCGAGCAGCCCCGCGCGCCCGGCGACGAGCCCGAGGACGAGGCCGGTGAAGTGCGCGATCAGCGCGACGCCCGGCGCGCCCGTCGCGAGCGTCACGACCGCCGCGAGGACGACGAACAGGAGGAGCTGGAGCCGCCCGCTCAGCCGAAACCGATCGAGCAGCGTCGCCGAGACCACGTTGCCCGCGAGCACGTAGCCCATCAGCGCGAAGATCGCGCCGCTGGCACCGAGGACGCCCTGTGCGGGGCCCGCGAGGCTCCCCAGCGTGATCTGGGCGACGCCCGCGAGTATCCCGGTGGTGACGAAGAAGGCGTGGAATCGAAGTCGGGTGGTTCGGCGCTCGACCAGCAGGCCGAACACGAGCAACGCGAGCGAGTTCGCGAGCAGGTGGCCCACGCCCCCGTGGGCGTAGACGCTCGTCACCAGCGTCCACGGCCTGACCTCGACGGGCGGCGCGAGCACGAACAGGAACGCCATGATCCCGACGAGGCTGGTCGCCGCCTGGACGACGAAGACGACGCCGAAGACGAACAGCGTCTCGATCGTCGGGCTCCCGCGTCGGGTGCTCATACGGGGCATGGGAGCGACCGGACGAAAAGTGATGCGGTGAGCGTCGCTCGCGGCGACGGAGAAACGGAAAACGCGGCGTCGGGTTCCGAAACGCGGCGGTCAGTCCTCGAGGACGATCTCGATGCTGACGTCGTTGGGAACCTGAA from Halalkalicoccus sp. NIPERK01 harbors:
- a CDS encoding rhomboid family intramembrane serine protease encodes the protein MSTRRGSPTIETLFVFGVVFVVQAATSLVGIMAFLFVLAPPVEVRPWTLVTSVYAHGGVGHLLANSLALLVFGLLVERRTTRLRFHAFFVTTGILAGVAQITLGSLAGPAQGVLGASGAIFALMGYVLAGNVVSATLLDRFRLSGRLQLLLFVVLAAVVTLATGAPGVALIAHFTGLVLGLVAGRAGLLDVRNGRHK